The window AGACCGGGCCGGTTTCGTTCGCGAACATCGCGTCCGTCCGGATCGGCGGCGAAGGCCAGCACGGCGGCGCCCTGATCACCGAGACCCAGCGCTCCCCGCTGCTGCCCGGCCAGTCGAAGCTCGGCACGGACCGCGTCACGGTCCCCAAGGACGACGGCGAGCGCGCCACCTTCGGCGGGCACTACCAGATCGACCTCGGCCGCTACAGCTCCTCACAGGACCCCTATCCGGCCGGCATCGCGAGCCGGGACCACAACGTCGTGGCTGCGCTGCAGGCGACCACCGTGCCCACCGCCGTCGCCGAGACCAACTACGCGCTGCGCGACAACTGGCAGGGCGGCGCGAAGCCGGTCGACAACACCGTGCTCGTGCTCGAAGGCGCGAAGACGGCGGTGGACTGCACCGGGCCGGCGAAGCTCACCGGCACCTCGTCGGTGAGCCGGCTGTGGGTGCGCCAGGCCGGCGGGCTCGGCATCGTCCCGATGCCCGGCGGCACCGCGGGCCTCGAGCTGAAGAACCTGCGGCTCGGCCCGCCCGGCGACATCACGAACGCGAGCAAGGACACCACGGTCTCCGACCTCCGGCTGACCCGCGTCGGCACGTTCGACCAGCTGATCCGCCAGGACGGCTGGCGCGGTGGCGACTTCACCGCCGTCGCCGGCTGGCGCGTCGAGATCACCACCCACGTCAAGGACGCGGCGGGTACCGCGCTGCAGGACGTCCAGACGAGCGTCGTGCTCGGCGGCGTCAGCTGCTCGGTGCCGAAGGGCTTCGTCGCGAAGGCCGCGGGCAGCACCGGCGGCGGCACGAGCGCGACGCAGGCCGCCGTGCCGACGCAGGTCCCGGCCGGCTACCTCGGCGCGGCCGCGCCGGACACCGGCGGTGACGGCTCCCGCGTCCCGCTCGGCATCGGCCTGCTCTTCGGCGGGGTGTTCTTCGGGGCCGTCGCGCTGCTGCTCGGCAAGCGGCGCAAGTCCGGGACGGACTAGGTGCTGCGCACCGGGCTGGCCGCCGTCTCGGCGGCGCTGGCCGTGGCCGCCTTCGCGGCCGGCGTCATCGTGCTGACCTGGCTGCCGCCCGAGCCGACGTCGCTCGCCGCGCCACCGCCCGGCTCGCTGCCGGGGGAGAACGCGGCCCCGGCCGTGCTGCCCGCGGACAGCGAGTCCGGCGCGCAGCAGCGCCCGGGCACGGTCCGGCTCCCGGACGGCGCGACCGCCCGCCTGGTCCGCACGGAGCTCACCGACCGCGGCGTGCTCCCGATCCCGCGCGGCCTGGGCGACGCCGCCTGGTGGGGCGCCAAGCTGGGCGCGGCCCAGGGGGCGGCGCTGCTGTCCGGGCACGTGAACTGGGAGGGGCGGCGCGGCCCGTTCGACGAGCTGTGGCGCATGCGCGACGGCGACGAGGTGAGCGTGGTCGACGCCCGCGGCGGCCGCTGGGTCTACCGGGTCGACGACGTGGTGACGCTCCCGAAGGAGACGCTGCCGGACCAGGCCGCGAAGTGGTTCGCCCAGGACGGCCCCCACCGCCTGGTCCTGGTCACCTGCGGCGGCGACTACATCGGCGGCACCGAAGGCTACGACGAGAACCGCCTGGTCACGGCCAAGCTGGTGACCCGCCCGACGGGCTGACCGCCTGCGGGAGTCGGCCGAGTGGACCCCACCACCGCCGTCCGCGCCGCGTCCCTCCGGCTGATCGAATCCGGTGCAACCTCCGCCGCCCGCCACCGCATGTGAACCTCCGCAACGGCACGACAGCGAAGGAGCACAGGCGCATGCAGGAGCAGAACCCGGCGGAGCGGCAGACGGGCTCGGGCCGCTGGTGGATCGTCGGCGTCGCCGGCGCGTTCGTGGTCGCGGCGCTGGTCGCCGGCCTGCTCATCTTCACCGGAAAGGATGAACCCGCCGGTGCGAACGGCACCGCCACCACGTCCACCACCGCCGTGAAGCAGGACCAGCCCGCCAAGCCGGACACCGGCCGGACACCGGCGCAGCTGTCCCTTCCCGGGGGCGGTACCGCGAAGCTCGTCCAGGAGGACCTCGACGCCGCGGGCGCCCTCAAGATCCCCGAAGGGCTCGACGAAGCCGCCTGGTGGGGTGCCGAGCTGGGGGCCGACCACGGCGTCGCGCTGCTGTCCGGGCACGTGAACTGGAAGGGCAAGAAGGGCCCGTTCAACGAGCTCTGGCAGGTCAAGCAGGGGCAGGAGATCAAGCTGACCGACGCCGCCGGCGGCGCCTGGGTCTACCGGGTCGACGCGACCGAGACCATCCACAAGACCGACCTGGCCGGGCGCTCGGACCAGCTCTTCGACCCGGACGGCCCGCACAAGCTGCTCCTGGTCACCTGCGGCGGCGAGTACGTCGGCGGCAGCGAAGGCTACGAGGACAACCGCGTCGTGACGGCGTCGCTCGTGTCACGGCCGTAGCCTGCGCGAAAAGGACTCGGCCCCGGCGGATACCCTGGACGTTCTAGTCCGATAACCGTCCCCGCATGCTTCCGGAGCGTGGAGTGCCCACGAACACCATCGATACCGTAGTCAGCCTGTGCAAGCGCCGTGGTTTCGTCTTCGCCAGCGGAGAGATCTACGGCGGTACCCGCTCGGCGTGGGACTACGGGCCGCTCGGGGTCGAGCTCAAGGACAACATCAAGCGCCAGTGGTGGAAGACCGTGGTCCAGGGCCGCGACGACGTCGTCGGCCTGGACTCCTCGGTCATCCTGCCGCGTCAGGTGTGGGTGGCTTCCGGGCACGTCAACGTCTTCACCGACCCGCTGATCGAGTGCCTCTCGTGCCACAAGCGGTTCCGCGCCGACCAGCTCGCCGAGGAGTACGCGGGCCGCACCGGCAAGGAGACGTCGGAGGACGACCTGTCCGACGTGCCGTGCCCGAACTGCGGCACCCGCGGCAAGTACACCGAGCCGCGCGACTTCAACATGATGCTGAAGACCTACCTCGGCCCGGTGGAAACCGAAGAGGGCCTGCACTACCTCCGCCCGGAGACCGCGCAGGGCATCTTCGTCAACTACCTCAACGTGCAGACGACGGCCCGCAAGAAGCCGCCGTTCGGCATCGGCCAGATCGGCAAGTCGTTCCGCAACGAGATCACGCCGGGCAACTTCATCTTCCGGACGCGCGAGTTCGAGCAGATGGAGATGGAGTTCTTCGTCGAGCCGGGCGAGGACGAGAGCTGGCACCAGTACTGGATCGACGAGCGCACGAAGTGGTACACCGACCTCGGCATCAAGGCCGACAACCTGCGCCACTTCGAGCACCCGAAGGAAAAGCTCTCGCACTACGCGAAGCGCACCGTCGACATCGAGTACCGGTTCGCGTTCAACGCCGGGCAGGAGTGGGGTGAGCTCGAAGGCATCGCCAACCGCACCGACTTC of the Amycolatopsis sp. NBC_01488 genome contains:
- a CDS encoding LPXTG cell wall anchor domain-containing protein, whose protein sequence is MARFVTKAAALAAVLFPLVGAGVAGAQSQAVDEKTGPVSFANIASVRIGGEGQHGGALITETQRSPLLPGQSKLGTDRVTVPKDDGERATFGGHYQIDLGRYSSSQDPYPAGIASRDHNVVAALQATTVPTAVAETNYALRDNWQGGAKPVDNTVLVLEGAKTAVDCTGPAKLTGTSSVSRLWVRQAGGLGIVPMPGGTAGLELKNLRLGPPGDITNASKDTTVSDLRLTRVGTFDQLIRQDGWRGGDFTAVAGWRVEITTHVKDAAGTALQDVQTSVVLGGVSCSVPKGFVAKAAGSTGGGTSATQAAVPTQVPAGYLGAAAPDTGGDGSRVPLGIGLLFGGVFFGAVALLLGKRRKSGTD
- a CDS encoding class F sortase; protein product: MLRTGLAAVSAALAVAAFAAGVIVLTWLPPEPTSLAAPPPGSLPGENAAPAVLPADSESGAQQRPGTVRLPDGATARLVRTELTDRGVLPIPRGLGDAAWWGAKLGAAQGAALLSGHVNWEGRRGPFDELWRMRDGDEVSVVDARGGRWVYRVDDVVTLPKETLPDQAAKWFAQDGPHRLVLVTCGGDYIGGTEGYDENRLVTAKLVTRPTG
- a CDS encoding class F sortase, whose product is MQEQNPAERQTGSGRWWIVGVAGAFVVAALVAGLLIFTGKDEPAGANGTATTSTTAVKQDQPAKPDTGRTPAQLSLPGGGTAKLVQEDLDAAGALKIPEGLDEAAWWGAELGADHGVALLSGHVNWKGKKGPFNELWQVKQGQEIKLTDAAGGAWVYRVDATETIHKTDLAGRSDQLFDPDGPHKLLLVTCGGEYVGGSEGYEDNRVVTASLVSRP
- a CDS encoding glycine--tRNA ligase, whose protein sequence is MPTNTIDTVVSLCKRRGFVFASGEIYGGTRSAWDYGPLGVELKDNIKRQWWKTVVQGRDDVVGLDSSVILPRQVWVASGHVNVFTDPLIECLSCHKRFRADQLAEEYAGRTGKETSEDDLSDVPCPNCGTRGKYTEPRDFNMMLKTYLGPVETEEGLHYLRPETAQGIFVNYLNVQTTARKKPPFGIGQIGKSFRNEITPGNFIFRTREFEQMEMEFFVEPGEDESWHQYWIDERTKWYTDLGIKADNLRHFEHPKEKLSHYAKRTVDIEYRFAFNAGQEWGELEGIANRTDFDLTTHSNHSGVDLSYFDPTSKQRFRPFVIEPAAGVGRSMMAFLIDAYHEDEVPTAKGGTEKRVVLKLDPRLAPFKAAVLPLSRNADLTPKAKAVADLLRKHWNIDFDDAGSIGKRYRRQEEIGTPYCVTVDFDSLEDDAVTVRDRDTMAQERVAIDKIESYLAGRLIGC